In a single window of the Bradyrhizobium erythrophlei genome:
- the nusB gene encoding transcription antitermination factor NusB produces the protein MAENKKTQDKQAKGPDRKANRRGAARLAAVQALYQMDIGGAGINDIFAEFESHWLGGEVEGDKYLPAEAAFFRDVVSGVVRDQAKLDPLIDEALSKGWPLKRIDAILRAVLRAGSYELEHRKDVPGRVVVSEYVDVANAFVDGDETGMVNAVLDQIARQFRADEFARAGG, from the coding sequence ATGGCAGAGAACAAGAAGACGCAGGACAAGCAGGCCAAAGGTCCGGACAGGAAAGCCAACCGGCGCGGCGCGGCGCGGCTCGCCGCGGTGCAGGCGCTCTATCAGATGGATATCGGCGGCGCCGGGATCAACGATATCTTCGCCGAGTTCGAGAGCCATTGGCTCGGCGGCGAGGTCGAGGGCGATAAATACCTGCCGGCCGAGGCGGCCTTTTTCCGCGACGTCGTGTCCGGCGTGGTGCGCGACCAGGCCAAGCTTGACCCGCTGATCGACGAAGCGCTGTCGAAGGGCTGGCCCTTGAAGCGGATCGACGCCATCCTGCGTGCGGTGCTGCGCGCCGGCTCCTACGAACTCGAGCATCGCAAGGATGTGCCCGGCCGCGTCGTGGTCTCCGAATATGTCGACGTCGCCAACGCCTTTGTCGACGGCGATGAGACCGGCATGGTGAACGCGGTGCTCGACCAGATCGCCCGCCAGTTTCGCGCCGATGAGTTCGCGCGGGCGGGAGGCTGA
- the ribH gene encoding 6,7-dimethyl-8-ribityllumazine synthase, which translates to MADARRAQLKDQTDISGARALIVEARFYDDIQDAMLEGAVAELKAAGVGHDVITVPGALEIPAAIAIALDAAESRGKPYDAAIALGCVIRGDTIHFEIVSMESSRALMDLAVDRRFPLGNGIITVNTDAQAWARARPGELNKGGDAARAALAMLRIKRRLTQV; encoded by the coding sequence ATGGCAGACGCGCGGCGTGCACAGTTGAAGGATCAAACCGATATCTCGGGCGCGCGTGCGCTGATTGTCGAGGCGCGCTTCTATGACGATATCCAGGATGCGATGCTGGAAGGCGCGGTTGCCGAGCTGAAAGCCGCCGGTGTTGGTCACGACGTGATCACGGTTCCCGGCGCATTGGAAATCCCCGCGGCAATCGCGATTGCGCTCGATGCCGCCGAGAGCAGGGGCAAGCCCTACGACGCCGCGATCGCGCTCGGATGCGTGATCAGGGGCGACACTATCCATTTCGAGATCGTCTCGATGGAATCCTCGCGCGCGCTGATGGACCTCGCGGTGGACAGACGTTTTCCGCTCGGCAACGGCATCATCACCGTCAACACCGACGCACAGGCGTGGGCGAGGGCGCGCCCCGGCGAACTCAACAAAGGCGGCGACGCCGCGCGGGCAGCATTGGCCATGCTGCGCATCAAGCGCCGGCTGACGCAGGTTTGA
- a CDS encoding acyl-CoA synthetase, whose translation MPAFSDYPIATLADVIRFENEKPFAQRYDARCVYDVFVKSAARNPDHTALTMVMTGEDEEKPRLVSYRQLLEGITRAANLFTSIGGSAPGVAYILPSLVETHFTLWGAETAGYAVPINFLLQAQNIAELIEASGATILVTLGPHPQLDIWQKALAVQALIPGLKLIRISVTDAPLPDGVIEFASALAAQDGKVLASGNSRRDDDVAAYFHTGGTTGSPKLVVHTHRNQIVAAFGAAVLYDLGETDNLTNSLPLFHVGGAISVGLSCFLAGSNVIVLSPSGMRNPLMVKNFWRIVARTRATVIGGVPTALSALLNVPVDADISSARYAVTGASMLPRAVGEKFQAMTGKKIHEIIGMTETAGVLAVDPACGESVLGSVGYRIPYTEAVVRRLGADGFLDGPCAPHEIGVLMISGPHVTPGYRDPSHNASLLRDGWLESGDLAYTDEQGRIFIAGRSKDLIIRSGHNIDPVVIESALEAHPAVALAAAVGQPDRYAGELPICYVALQPGAQVTTEELRAFAEPLIAERPAWPKQIVIIEAIPMTSVGKIFKPQLRIDAVQRVVVEEIIKALGIDDFRVDVVAGGKRGVDVTVTLRPAHSAKRSAAEAALQGYLFDCKVNTAG comes from the coding sequence GTGCCAGCATTCAGCGACTATCCGATCGCGACGCTTGCGGACGTGATTCGATTCGAAAACGAAAAGCCGTTTGCGCAACGTTACGACGCGAGATGCGTCTACGACGTCTTTGTGAAGAGCGCGGCACGCAATCCGGATCATACCGCGCTGACCATGGTGATGACGGGAGAGGATGAGGAGAAACCGCGCCTGGTTTCCTACCGTCAATTGCTCGAAGGCATCACCCGTGCGGCCAATCTGTTTACCTCCATCGGCGGATCTGCGCCGGGCGTGGCCTACATCCTGCCGAGCCTGGTCGAAACCCATTTCACCTTGTGGGGCGCGGAGACCGCGGGCTATGCGGTGCCCATTAATTTCCTGCTGCAGGCGCAAAACATCGCCGAGCTGATCGAGGCCTCCGGCGCGACGATCCTGGTGACGCTGGGGCCTCATCCGCAACTCGACATCTGGCAGAAAGCTCTGGCGGTCCAGGCGTTGATTCCGGGTCTCAAGCTCATCCGGATCTCGGTGACGGACGCGCCGTTGCCGGACGGTGTCATCGAATTTGCCTCGGCGCTCGCGGCCCAGGATGGAAAAGTTCTCGCATCCGGCAACAGCCGCCGCGACGACGATGTCGCCGCCTATTTCCACACCGGAGGCACCACCGGTTCACCGAAGCTGGTCGTGCACACCCACCGCAACCAGATCGTCGCCGCATTCGGCGCAGCCGTGCTGTACGATCTCGGCGAGACCGACAATCTGACCAACAGTTTGCCGTTGTTTCACGTCGGAGGCGCCATCTCGGTCGGTCTGTCCTGTTTCCTGGCCGGCTCGAACGTGATCGTGCTGTCGCCTTCGGGGATGCGTAATCCGCTGATGGTCAAAAATTTCTGGCGGATCGTCGCACGTACCAGGGCCACCGTGATCGGCGGTGTTCCGACCGCTCTGTCCGCGCTGCTCAATGTTCCCGTCGACGCCGATATCTCTTCTGCGCGCTACGCGGTTACGGGCGCTTCGATGCTGCCCCGCGCCGTCGGCGAGAAATTCCAGGCGATGACCGGCAAGAAGATCCATGAGATCATTGGAATGACGGAAACCGCCGGCGTGCTGGCGGTCGATCCGGCGTGCGGGGAGTCGGTGCTGGGATCGGTGGGCTATCGCATTCCCTATACCGAGGCCGTGGTCCGCAGGCTCGGCGCCGACGGTTTCCTGGACGGGCCATGCGCGCCACATGAGATCGGCGTGCTGATGATTTCCGGACCGCACGTCACGCCGGGATATCGCGATCCGAGCCACAATGCGAGCTTGCTTCGCGATGGCTGGCTCGAGAGCGGCGATCTTGCTTATACCGACGAGCAGGGGCGGATTTTCATCGCAGGCCGGTCAAAGGATCTGATTATCCGCAGTGGCCACAATATCGATCCGGTGGTGATTGAAAGCGCGCTGGAGGCCCATCCCGCGGTGGCGCTGGCTGCCGCCGTGGGGCAGCCGGACCGGTATGCGGGCGAACTGCCGATTTGTTATGTCGCGTTGCAGCCGGGCGCGCAGGTGACGACCGAGGAGCTTAGGGCATTCGCCGAGCCGTTGATCGCCGAGAGGCCGGCGTGGCCGAAGCAGATCGTCATCATCGAGGCTATTCCGATGACGAGTGTCGGCAAGATATTCAAGCCCCAGCTTCGCATCGACGCCGTGCAACGGGTCGTCGTGGAGGAAATCATCAAGGCCCTCGGTATTGACGATTTCCGCGTCGATGTCGTGGCCGGCGGAAAGCGCGGGGTCGATGTCACGGTGACGCTGCGTCCTGCACATTCAGCGAAACGATCGGCAGCCGAAGCCGCGCTGCAAGGGTATCTGTTTGACTGCAAAGTGAATACCGCGGGCTGA
- a CDS encoding riboflavin synthase gives MFTGIVTDIGEITAMTPTAQGQLHRLRIACRYDRAGIADGASIACNGVCLTVVAAGVAGDKTWFDVDAAAETLGMTTAKHWSVGTKLNLERALKIGDELGGHIVAGHADGIATIVTRDDLPDMARFELRTTRELARFIAAKGSVTLDGVSLTVNTVDETAFSVLIIPHTLNVTTLHSWRAGSEVNLEVDLMARYAARLSEMPL, from the coding sequence ATGTTCACCGGCATTGTCACCGACATCGGCGAGATAACGGCCATGACCCCAACGGCGCAGGGGCAGTTGCACCGGCTGCGAATCGCCTGCCGCTACGACCGTGCCGGCATCGCGGACGGCGCCTCGATCGCCTGCAACGGCGTCTGCCTGACGGTGGTCGCCGCGGGCGTCGCGGGCGACAAGACCTGGTTCGATGTCGACGCCGCCGCTGAAACCCTTGGCATGACCACCGCAAAACATTGGAGCGTCGGCACCAAACTCAACCTCGAGCGCGCGCTGAAGATCGGCGATGAACTCGGCGGCCATATCGTGGCCGGCCATGCCGACGGGATCGCCACCATCGTCACGCGCGACGACCTTCCCGACATGGCGCGGTTCGAACTGCGCACCACGCGCGAACTGGCGCGCTTCATCGCGGCCAAGGGCTCGGTCACGCTGGATGGCGTGTCGCTGACGGTCAATACCGTCGATGAGACAGCGTTTTCGGTGCTGATCATTCCGCACACGCTAAATGTCACGACGCTTCACAGCTGGCGCGCCGGCAGCGAGGTCAATCTCGAGGTCGACCTGATGGCGCGCTACGCCGCGCGGTTGAGCGAGATGCCATTGTAG
- the ribD gene encoding bifunctional diaminohydroxyphosphoribosylaminopyrimidine deaminase/5-amino-6-(5-phosphoribosylamino)uracil reductase RibD, with amino-acid sequence MIFRILEDQFAQKSKQSKAADQRFMRLALTLGRRGQGQTWPNPAVGAVVVKDGVIIGRGWTQPGGRPHAEPEALKRAGEAARGATLYATLEPCSHIGKSPPCADAIIAAGIARVVSAIEDPNPEVAGQGHAKLRAAGITVDIGPGAAEAAHDHAGHFRRIRDKRPHVILKLAVSADDKIGAAERKPVAISGDAARARVHLLRAQSDAILVGIGTVQADDPLLTCRLPGMEARSPVRVVLDRSLRISGSSRLVHSARQTPLWVMTSTLSEAPAAMKLGAAGAQVIRVATTTTPSGLDLKAVLHALAEKGITRLLVEGGARVASSFVASGLVDEVWLLRGPDAIGAGGVDALEALPPTSITQSPDFRVRASESLQKDTLTIYERA; translated from the coding sequence ATGATCTTCCGCATTCTGGAAGACCAGTTCGCGCAGAAATCGAAGCAATCCAAAGCCGCCGACCAGCGCTTCATGCGGCTGGCATTGACGCTCGGGCGCCGCGGGCAGGGCCAAACCTGGCCCAATCCCGCCGTCGGCGCGGTCGTGGTCAAGGACGGCGTCATCATCGGCCGTGGCTGGACCCAGCCCGGCGGCCGCCCCCATGCCGAACCGGAGGCGCTCAAGCGCGCCGGCGAGGCTGCGCGAGGCGCCACGCTCTATGCGACGCTGGAGCCGTGCTCCCATATCGGCAAGTCGCCGCCCTGTGCGGACGCCATCATTGCCGCCGGCATCGCCCGCGTGGTCTCGGCGATCGAGGATCCCAACCCGGAGGTGGCCGGGCAGGGCCATGCCAAATTGCGCGCCGCCGGCATTACGGTCGACATCGGGCCAGGGGCGGCGGAGGCGGCGCATGACCATGCCGGCCATTTCAGGCGCATCCGCGACAAGCGTCCCCACGTGATCCTCAAGCTCGCGGTATCCGCCGACGACAAGATCGGCGCTGCGGAGCGCAAACCCGTGGCGATATCGGGCGACGCCGCAAGAGCGCGGGTGCATCTGCTGCGGGCGCAATCCGACGCGATCCTGGTCGGGATCGGCACGGTGCAGGCGGACGATCCGCTTTTGACCTGCCGGCTGCCGGGCATGGAAGCGCGTTCGCCGGTGCGGGTGGTACTCGATCGGAGCCTGCGGATATCAGGCAGCAGCCGGCTGGTTCATTCCGCGCGCCAGACGCCGCTGTGGGTGATGACCTCGACCTTGTCGGAAGCGCCTGCCGCCATGAAGCTCGGCGCCGCCGGCGCGCAGGTGATCCGGGTGGCCACCACGACCACGCCGTCGGGGCTAGATCTTAAGGCTGTGCTGCATGCGCTCGCTGAAAAGGGCATCACACGGCTTTTGGTGGAAGGCGGCGCGCGCGTGGCGTCATCCTTTGTCGCCTCAGGGCTGGTCGACGAAGTCTGGCTGCTGCGCGGCCCCGATGCGATCGGCGCCGGCGGCGTCGATGCGCTGGAGGCATTGCCGCCGACATCCATCACACAGTCGCCGGACTTTCGCGTTCGTGCTAGCGAAAGCCTGCAGAAGGATACTCTGACGATCTACGAGCGCGCATGA
- the nrdR gene encoding transcriptional regulator NrdR has protein sequence MRCPSCNSLDTQVKDSRPTEDSAVIRRRRVCIACNFRFTTFERVQLRELTVIKRNGRRVPFDRDKLVRSLQISLRKRPVDAERVEKMVSAIVRELESGGEAEISSEAIGEIVMEHLRQLDDVAYVRFASVYRNFREAKDFEAVLGELSGDDDARLALLRK, from the coding sequence ATGCGTTGCCCAAGCTGCAACAGTCTCGATACCCAGGTAAAGGACTCCCGTCCGACCGAGGATTCCGCCGTGATCCGGCGCCGGCGGGTATGCATCGCCTGCAATTTCCGCTTCACCACCTTCGAGCGCGTGCAGCTGCGCGAACTCACGGTGATCAAGCGCAACGGCCGCCGGGTGCCGTTCGACCGCGATAAACTGGTGCGCTCGCTGCAGATTTCCCTGCGCAAGCGTCCGGTCGATGCGGAGCGGGTCGAGAAGATGGTCTCGGCCATCGTGCGCGAGCTGGAAAGCGGCGGCGAAGCCGAGATTTCATCCGAGGCGATCGGCGAGATCGTGATGGAGCATCTGCGTCAGCTCGACGACGTCGCCTATGTCCGCTTCGCCTCGGTCTATCGCAATTTCCGCGAAGCGAAAGACTTCGAAGCCGTGCTCGGCGAGCTCTCCGGCGACGACGACGCGCGGCTGGCCCTGTTACGCAAATGA
- the glyA gene encoding serine hydroxymethyltransferase, translated as MSPSSSGAQTGSAPDSFFSATLSEADPDIAAAIRGELGRQRHEIELIASENIVSRAVLEAQGSALTNKYAEGYPGNRYYGGCEWVDVVETLAIDRAKKLFGAGFANVQPNSGSQMNQATFLALLQPGDTFMGLDLAAGGHLTHGSPVNMSGKWFKAAHYTVRRDDQVIDMDAVAKQAEQVRPKLIIAGGSAYSRAWDFKRFREIADSIGAYLMVDMAHFAGLVAGGVHASPVPHAHVTTTTTHKSLRGPRGGLILCNDEALAKKLNSAIFPGLQGGPLMHVIAAKAVAFAEALRPDFKIYAKNVVENAKALAESLRGHGFDIVSGGTDNHLMLVDLRPKGLKGNVSEKALVRAAITCNKNGIPFDPEKPFVTSGLRLGTPAATTRGFGVAEFKQVAGMIAEVLNAIAQSQDGSAPMVEAAIKERVKALTDRFPIYQ; from the coding sequence ATGAGCCCTTCTTCATCCGGTGCCCAAACCGGCTCCGCGCCCGACTCGTTCTTTTCGGCCACACTCTCCGAGGCCGATCCGGATATCGCCGCCGCCATCCGCGGTGAACTCGGCCGCCAGCGCCACGAGATCGAGCTGATCGCGTCGGAAAACATCGTCAGCCGCGCAGTCCTGGAAGCCCAGGGCTCGGCGCTGACCAACAAATATGCCGAGGGCTATCCGGGCAACCGCTATTACGGCGGCTGCGAATGGGTCGACGTGGTGGAGACGCTGGCGATCGACCGCGCCAAAAAACTGTTCGGCGCGGGCTTTGCCAATGTGCAGCCGAACTCGGGAAGCCAGATGAACCAGGCGACGTTCCTGGCGCTGCTGCAGCCCGGCGACACCTTCATGGGTCTCGATCTCGCCGCCGGCGGCCATCTCACCCATGGCTCGCCCGTCAACATGTCCGGCAAATGGTTCAAGGCCGCGCACTACACGGTGCGGCGCGACGACCAGGTCATCGACATGGATGCGGTCGCAAAACAGGCCGAGCAGGTGCGGCCGAAACTGATCATCGCCGGCGGATCGGCCTATTCGCGCGCCTGGGACTTCAAGCGGTTTCGCGAAATCGCCGACAGCATCGGCGCCTATCTGATGGTCGACATGGCGCATTTCGCCGGCCTCGTCGCCGGCGGCGTGCATGCCTCGCCGGTGCCGCATGCCCATGTCACCACCACCACGACGCACAAATCGCTGCGCGGTCCGCGCGGCGGCCTGATCCTGTGCAACGACGAGGCGCTCGCCAAGAAATTGAACTCGGCGATCTTCCCGGGCCTGCAGGGCGGGCCGCTGATGCATGTGATCGCGGCGAAAGCGGTGGCGTTCGCCGAAGCGCTGCGGCCGGACTTCAAGATCTATGCGAAGAACGTGGTCGAGAATGCCAAGGCGCTGGCCGAGAGCCTGCGCGGCCACGGTTTCGACATCGTCTCGGGGGGTACCGACAACCATCTGATGCTGGTCGATCTCCGGCCGAAGGGCCTCAAGGGCAACGTCTCGGAAAAGGCGCTGGTGCGCGCCGCCATCACCTGCAACAAGAACGGCATTCCCTTCGATCCGGAAAAGCCGTTCGTCACCTCGGGCCTTCGGCTGGGTACGCCGGCGGCGACCACGCGCGGCTTCGGCGTTGCCGAATTCAAGCAGGTCGCCGGCATGATCGCCGAGGTGCTCAACGCGATCGCGCAGTCGCAGGACGGCAGTGCGCCGATGGTCGAAGCCGCGATCAAGGAACGGGTCAAGGCGCTCACCGATCGTTTTCCGATCTATCAATAA
- a CDS encoding glutathione S-transferase family protein codes for MLTLHHLNDSRSQRILWLLEELGTPYAMKRYQRDAATRLAPPELTAVHPLGKSPVITDGDIRIAESGAIVDYIIRRHGGGKLMPAPGSADYEAYNEWLHYSEGSAMLPLMLNLYVGRLKEAGAPLHPRIDSEIANHLGYVDGALNGREFFVGTSLTGADIQMSFVGDMAKVFDKLGPYPNLSAWLSRMHARPAFQRSIEKGGAYRFAK; via the coding sequence ATGCTCACCTTGCATCATCTCAACGACTCCCGCTCGCAGCGGATTTTGTGGCTGCTGGAAGAGCTCGGCACCCCCTATGCGATGAAGCGCTATCAGCGCGATGCCGCGACGCGGCTGGCGCCGCCGGAATTGACCGCGGTGCATCCGCTCGGCAAGTCGCCTGTGATTACCGATGGCGATATCAGGATCGCGGAGTCGGGCGCAATCGTCGATTACATCATTCGCCGCCACGGCGGAGGCAAGCTGATGCCGGCGCCCGGCAGCGCCGATTACGAGGCCTATAACGAGTGGCTGCATTACTCGGAAGGCTCGGCGATGCTGCCGCTGATGCTCAACCTTTATGTCGGCAGGTTGAAGGAGGCGGGCGCTCCCTTGCATCCGCGCATCGACAGCGAGATCGCCAACCATCTCGGCTATGTCGACGGCGCATTGAACGGCCGCGAGTTCTTTGTCGGGACATCGCTGACCGGCGCCGATATCCAGATGAGCTTTGTCGGCGACATGGCGAAGGTGTTCGACAAGCTTGGGCCGTATCCGAATTTAAGCGCGTGGCTGTCGCGCATGCACGCGCGGCCGGCGTTCCAGCGTTCGATCGAGAAGGGTGGGGCGTACCGGTTTGCGAAGTAG
- the ldtR gene encoding transcriptional regulator LdtR translates to MMKAVATAVETAERVPGQAPVQPLYLEALTLVERLHRRLLDVIKDEFDRRGRADINSVQALLLYNIGDKELTAGELRTRGYYLGSNVSYNLKKLVELGFLDHQRSRVDRRSVRIRLTAQGQEIRRIVDALYQKHVKTVEQVGGISNEEFATLNKSLHRLERFWTDQILYRL, encoded by the coding sequence ATGATGAAAGCCGTTGCAACGGCGGTGGAAACCGCTGAACGCGTTCCCGGCCAGGCTCCGGTGCAGCCGCTCTACCTCGAAGCATTGACCTTGGTGGAGCGTCTGCATCGCCGCCTGCTCGACGTCATCAAGGATGAATTCGATCGCCGCGGCCGCGCCGACATCAATTCGGTGCAGGCACTCCTGCTCTATAATATCGGCGACAAGGAACTGACCGCGGGTGAACTGCGCACGCGCGGCTATTACCTCGGCTCCAACGTCTCCTACAATCTGAAGAAGCTGGTCGAACTCGGTTTCCTCGATCATCAGCGCTCGCGCGTCGATCGCCGATCGGTCCGCATTCGCCTCACCGCGCAGGGCCAGGAAATCCGCCGCATCGTCGACGCGCTCTACCAGAAGCACGTCAAGACCGTGGAACAGGTCGGCGGCATCTCGAACGAGGAATTCGCGACCCTGAACAAGTCGCTGCATCGGCTCGAGCGGTTCTGGACCGACCAGATCCTGTATCGGCTCTGA
- a CDS encoding DUF6163 family protein: protein MSETPSRDPSRDNAMSVAAISSERIESDDNAWTRRLVLFLRIMAVLSVAKGLYHWAQVTGFIGGEDDAFENQAMAWQAATVYFAVIELVAAVGLWLATPWGAVVWLTTVVSMAVIELMFPAIYGGSLVVVGVEASMLAAYLALAWMAARERPP, encoded by the coding sequence ATGTCTGAAACCCCATCGCGCGATCCCTCGCGGGACAATGCCATGTCGGTGGCGGCGATTTCGTCCGAACGGATCGAATCCGACGACAATGCGTGGACCCGGCGGCTGGTGCTCTTCCTGCGCATCATGGCCGTGCTCTCGGTGGCCAAGGGACTCTATCATTGGGCCCAGGTCACCGGCTTCATCGGCGGCGAAGACGATGCGTTCGAAAATCAGGCGATGGCGTGGCAGGCCGCGACGGTTTATTTCGCGGTGATCGAACTGGTCGCCGCGGTCGGATTGTGGCTCGCGACGCCGTGGGGCGCGGTGGTGTGGCTGACGACGGTCGTTTCGATGGCGGTGATCGAACTGATGTTTCCGGCAATCTACGGCGGCAGCCTTGTCGTGGTCGGCGTGGAAGCGTCGATGCTGGCGGCGTATCTCGCGCTGGCCTGGATGGCGGCGCGTGAACGGCCGCCATAA
- the hemB gene encoding porphobilinogen synthase, with translation MAIKFGRPIEMRDAPRRETALAAPRLDLAVRPRRNRKAEWARRLVRENVLTTDDLIWPLFVVDGHNERAAIASMPGVERLSVDQAVRDAERAVKLNIPCIALFPYTDPSLRDEHGSEAVNPDNLVCKSVRAIKKEFPGLGVLCDVALDPFTSHGHDGLIEDGRILNDETVAVLVRQALVQAEAGCDIIAPSDMMDGRIGAIREGLDATGFLDVQIMAYAAKYASAFYGPFRDAIGSAKTLTGDKRTYQMDSANSDEALREVELDIAEGADMVMVKPGMPYLDVVRRVKDTFAMPTFVYQVSGEYAMIAAAAGNGWIDGERAMMESLLAFKRAGADGVLTYFAPQAAEKLKMEG, from the coding sequence ATGGCGATCAAATTCGGGCGTCCGATCGAAATGCGCGACGCGCCGCGGCGGGAGACCGCCCTGGCCGCCCCCCGCCTCGATCTGGCTGTTCGCCCGCGCCGCAATCGCAAGGCGGAATGGGCGCGCCGGTTGGTGCGGGAAAACGTGCTGACCACCGACGACCTGATCTGGCCGCTGTTCGTGGTCGACGGCCACAACGAGCGCGCCGCCATCGCCTCGATGCCGGGCGTGGAACGGCTCAGCGTCGACCAGGCGGTGCGCGACGCCGAGCGCGCGGTCAAGCTGAACATCCCCTGCATCGCGCTGTTTCCCTACACCGACCCGTCCCTGCGCGACGAGCACGGCTCCGAAGCGGTCAATCCCGACAACCTCGTGTGCAAATCGGTGCGCGCCATCAAGAAGGAGTTTCCGGGCCTGGGCGTGCTGTGCGACGTCGCGCTCGATCCCTTCACCAGCCACGGCCATGATGGATTGATCGAGGACGGCCGCATCCTCAACGACGAGACCGTGGCGGTGCTGGTGCGGCAGGCGTTGGTACAAGCCGAGGCCGGCTGCGACATCATCGCGCCGTCCGACATGATGGACGGCCGGATCGGCGCCATCCGCGAGGGGCTCGACGCGACGGGATTTCTCGACGTGCAGATCATGGCCTATGCGGCGAAATATGCCTCCGCCTTCTACGGCCCGTTCCGCGACGCGATCGGCTCGGCCAAGACGCTGACCGGCGACAAGCGCACCTATCAAATGGACAGCGCCAATTCCGACGAGGCGCTGCGCGAGGTCGAACTCGACATCGCCGAAGGCGCCGACATGGTGATGGTGAAGCCGGGGATGCCCTATCTCGACGTGGTGCGGCGGGTCAAGGACACCTTTGCGATGCCGACCTTTGTCTACCAGGTGTCCGGCGAATACGCGATGATCGCGGCGGCCGCCGGCAACGGCTGGATCGACGGCGAGCGCGCGATGATGGAAAGCCTGCTGGCGTTCAAGCGCGCCGGCGCCGATGGGGTTCTGACTTATTTCGCTCCGCAGGCGGCGGAGAAGCTGAAGATGGAGGGCTAA
- a CDS encoding RDD family protein, whose amino-acid sequence MYDSGSGNTRGAWRNGAPDFQPHAFDPRSQPELFRGVLTRRVFAFLIDLVVLSVPVIFGYVFIAVFGLITLGLGWALFWLAWPASVIWAVIYYGASLGGPHSATIGMRVMDLELRTWYGAPSYFVLGAMHAVLFWLSVSFLSPLVLLVGLFNGRRRLLHDIVLGTVVINSSVRSPVAQTARTF is encoded by the coding sequence ATGTATGACAGCGGTTCGGGAAACACGCGCGGTGCCTGGCGTAATGGCGCGCCGGATTTTCAGCCGCATGCGTTCGATCCCCGGAGCCAGCCGGAACTGTTCCGCGGCGTGCTGACGCGGCGGGTGTTCGCGTTCCTGATCGACCTCGTGGTGCTTTCCGTCCCTGTGATTTTCGGTTACGTGTTCATCGCCGTGTTCGGCCTGATTACGCTGGGGCTCGGCTGGGCACTGTTCTGGCTGGCATGGCCGGCTTCCGTGATCTGGGCGGTGATCTATTACGGCGCGTCGCTGGGCGGTCCGCATTCGGCTACCATCGGCATGCGCGTGATGGATCTGGAACTGCGCACCTGGTATGGCGCGCCGAGCTATTTTGTGCTGGGTGCGATGCACGCGGTGCTGTTCTGGCTGTCGGTATCGTTCCTGTCGCCGCTGGTGCTGCTGGTCGGGCTGTTCAACGGCCGCCGCCGCCTGCTGCACGACATCGTACTGGGAACCGTTGTGATCAACAGTTCGGTCCGCAGCCCGGTGGCGCAGACCGCCCGAACCTTCTAA
- a CDS encoding arginyltransferase, producing MTQHSRDTPQFYLTAPSPCPYLPGRHERKVFTHLVGDKAGDLNDLLTHGGFRRSQSIAYRPACDQCRACVSVRVVANEFRPSRNFRKILARNADIVGEQRSPVPTSEQYSVFRAYLDQRHRHGGMADMTVLDYAMMVEDSHVETRIIEYRRRGIDSGITGRGEELVAVALTDVLSDGLSMVYSFFEPSEESRSLGTFMILDHITRARRQGLPYVYLGYWIEGSKKMDYKGRFLPQQRLAPSGWLRIDASGEVPSEPQE from the coding sequence GTGACCCAGCACTCGCGTGATACCCCGCAATTCTATCTGACGGCGCCGTCGCCCTGCCCGTATCTGCCGGGCCGGCATGAGCGCAAGGTGTTCACGCATCTGGTCGGCGACAAGGCCGGCGACCTCAACGACCTGCTCACCCATGGCGGCTTCCGGCGCAGCCAGTCGATCGCCTACCGCCCGGCCTGCGACCAGTGCCGCGCCTGCGTTTCCGTGCGCGTCGTCGCCAACGAGTTTCGTCCCTCGCGCAATTTCAGGAAGATCCTGGCCCGCAATGCCGACATCGTCGGCGAGCAGCGCAGCCCGGTACCGACCTCCGAGCAATATTCGGTCTTTCGCGCCTATCTCGACCAGCGCCATCGTCATGGCGGCATGGCCGACATGACCGTGCTCGATTACGCCATGATGGTGGAAGACAGCCACGTCGAAACCCGCATCATCGAATACCGCCGGCGCGGCATCGACAGCGGCATCACCGGCCGCGGCGAGGAACTGGTGGCGGTGGCGCTGACGGACGTGCTCAGCGACGGGCTGTCGATGGTGTATTCGTTCTTCGAACCGTCGGAGGAAAGCCGCTCGCTCGGCACCTTCATGATCCTCGACCACATCACCCGCGCCCGGCGCCAGGGACTGCCTTACGTCTATCTCGGCTACTGGATCGAAGGTTCCAAGAAAATGGACTACAAGGGCCGCTTCCTGCCGCAGCAGCGCCTCGCCCCCTCCGGCTGGCTGCGTATCGACGCGTCAGGCGAAGTGCCCTCGGAGCCGCAGGAATAG